A region of Thermovibrio ammonificans HB-1 DNA encodes the following proteins:
- the upp gene encoding uracil phosphoribosyltransferase, translated as MKLIELQGTLKEELLLKLRNRNTPSGTFKEALHKLGLLLIERALNTLPVKRVKVETPVAAAEAATFSSRVTFLPVLRAGLGFLPPAVELMPNARLGFIGVKRNEETLKPFIYYAKIPITDDHYIVLDPMLATGGTARAVIELLSLRGVPQERVIFCCAVSAPEGLRALEGLNVTLITAAVDSHLNDKGFIVPGLGDAGDRYCQTEEVEVFESYGVQGNQGC; from the coding sequence GTGAAGCTGATAGAGCTTCAGGGTACGCTGAAAGAGGAGCTACTACTCAAGCTCAGAAACCGCAACACCCCTTCCGGCACGTTTAAAGAGGCCCTCCACAAACTCGGCCTCCTGCTGATAGAGAGAGCCCTCAACACCCTGCCGGTAAAGAGGGTGAAGGTAGAAACGCCCGTAGCCGCGGCAGAGGCCGCAACTTTTAGCTCCCGGGTAACCTTCCTGCCGGTTCTAAGGGCGGGACTGGGCTTTCTGCCTCCGGCGGTGGAGCTGATGCCCAATGCGCGGCTGGGGTTCATAGGCGTTAAGAGAAACGAAGAGACCCTAAAACCGTTTATATACTACGCGAAAATCCCGATTACAGACGACCACTACATAGTGCTCGACCCGATGCTGGCAACGGGCGGAACCGCCCGGGCCGTTATAGAGCTCCTCTCTCTGAGAGGAGTGCCCCAGGAGAGAGTAATATTTTGCTGCGCCGTAAGCGCACCGGAAGGGCTCAGAGCCCTTGAAGGGCTTAACGTAACCCTTATAACAGCTGCGGTAGATAGCCACTTAAACGACAAAGGGTTCATAGTTCCCGGCCTGGGCGACGCCGGAGATAGGTACTGTCAAACAGAAGAGGTGGAGGTATTTGAAAGCTATGGAGTTCAAGGCAATCAGGGGTGTTGA
- the lpxK gene encoding tetraacyldisaccharide 4'-kinase — MDALRKKVIRREGAYTLLYPPLWLLSKLYCLGASVRNALYDWGILSSWEYPVPVVSVGNITAGGSGKTPLVETVYGYLEEAGFSPVIVAKGYRGKEKGPCWAGTDPKLYGDEGAVYALKGYRCVVSKKKFKGVSFALSQGAKSVVVDDGFQHRKVKPTLNIVAVDPFNPFGDGHCLPLGLLREPLRGFNRADAFVITRSNLVNPKRVESIELYLRSFKKPVFLAEQSFKGWVNEEFKPTQPPEGEVDLFCGIGNPSQFIKMVQSLGYKIRSVRVFNDHHTYTEEDLKELSRLRNPVTTEKDLIKLKGKLKGVKAPVLRLDAYGLKEFILANIKNVEKAPEEEVEGELAPSGISTYERLG; from the coding sequence TTGGACGCGCTAAGGAAGAAAGTCATACGGAGGGAAGGAGCCTACACACTTTTATACCCGCCGCTGTGGCTTCTGTCGAAGCTCTACTGCCTCGGGGCATCTGTAAGGAATGCCCTTTACGACTGGGGAATCCTGAGCTCGTGGGAGTACCCCGTTCCCGTTGTGTCGGTAGGGAACATAACGGCGGGAGGAAGCGGCAAAACGCCGCTTGTTGAAACGGTTTACGGCTACCTTGAAGAGGCCGGCTTCTCCCCCGTGATAGTGGCCAAGGGCTACAGGGGAAAGGAGAAAGGACCCTGCTGGGCGGGCACAGACCCGAAGCTCTACGGAGACGAAGGGGCGGTTTACGCTTTAAAGGGATACAGGTGCGTTGTTTCGAAGAAAAAGTTCAAAGGGGTCTCCTTTGCCCTTTCACAGGGGGCAAAGTCGGTTGTTGTAGACGACGGCTTCCAGCACAGAAAAGTAAAACCTACTCTCAACATAGTTGCAGTTGACCCCTTTAACCCCTTCGGCGACGGCCACTGCCTCCCCTTAGGCCTGTTGAGAGAGCCCCTCAGAGGCTTTAACAGGGCCGACGCCTTCGTCATAACAAGGAGCAACTTGGTAAACCCCAAAAGGGTCGAATCCATCGAGCTCTACTTAAGGAGCTTCAAAAAACCCGTTTTCCTGGCGGAACAGAGCTTCAAAGGGTGGGTAAACGAGGAGTTTAAACCCACCCAACCGCCGGAAGGGGAGGTGGACCTCTTCTGCGGCATAGGCAACCCGTCCCAGTTCATCAAGATGGTTCAGAGCCTCGGCTACAAAATACGGAGCGTGAGGGTTTTCAACGACCACCACACCTACACCGAGGAGGACTTAAAAGAGCTATCACGGCTCCGGAACCCCGTAACAACCGAAAAGGACCTCATAAAGCTTAAAGGTAAACTAAAGGGCGTAAAGGCCCCGGTTTTAAGGCTTGACGCTTACGGCCTTAAGGAGTTTATTCTGGCAAACATAAAGAACGTAGAGAAGGCGCCAGAGGAGGAAGTTGAAGGAGAGCTTGCACCTTCTGGAATATCTACTTATGAGAGGCTCGGTTGA
- a CDS encoding EAL domain-containing protein: protein MAKDSVKSLVGKYERGLYLLLGLVGLVGLFCIIYIMFFRHQIEDAVYTSVLNQSRTQLENQVSQIISLIEREEQDGINYFKSEVKQEVENAWAVAQAIYLYGKAHHFRDSTIKELIKQVLSKYSYFNGQGYIFIDSVKGTVILNPKFPQIEGKNFWNWKDLKGQFVHRKFEEIDLYAPNNEGFVTYYWYLPGTKKPDEKIAFVKLFKPYNWIIGGGVYRSYINDWVMHHVLTISNSFNVFILDNGKRILREKEYKFLKGLTLDQLKEGVLIKTPEKFYYLKYYPEWDWIVGAYITGNEILRKVFYLKEQFLSTANRIVIFLTLGIFVLVVIVSGGLYHYYTNLVNAIKELAAKRRDLLKMARSLRIVAYKDEITGLANRRKFFEDLRNLEGHNLHFAIVNIRNFRDLNELFGFEGGNRILAEFASTLRRVVKARSKGDCKRCRVYRIRGDKFGVLGCDFNDSGFLDFIKKVIKNLESKDFSYNNVNFKLDVVAGISKNKDNMLIEAEIAEEEAKKRGLDAFMFDEDLNVIFKQLEENIKVATQLKKALAEDGVVPVFQPIVDLKTGEPVKYEALMRIKVDGEVLSPGVFLPVAKKISIYRRLSRKMMEKAFEVAKERGVRISVNLSSEDLAGGSMVNWILTALKQYGIADRITFEVVETEAFSDIKALENFYFKIKEIGAYLAIDDFGSGYSNFEYLATVKPDFIKIDGSLIKKIPQSEEVEKLIKYIVAYCKDLNIKTVAEFISSEEILEKVKELGIDYGQGFYLGKPVEEI, encoded by the coding sequence GTGGCTAAGGATTCGGTGAAGAGCCTTGTAGGTAAGTATGAACGCGGACTCTACCTTCTACTCGGCCTTGTAGGGCTGGTGGGGCTTTTCTGCATTATCTACATAATGTTCTTCAGGCATCAGATAGAGGATGCGGTATACACCTCCGTTTTGAACCAGTCCAGGACCCAGCTCGAGAACCAGGTTTCCCAGATAATCTCCCTTATAGAGAGGGAGGAGCAAGACGGTATCAACTACTTCAAGTCGGAAGTAAAACAAGAGGTTGAGAACGCCTGGGCCGTAGCGCAGGCTATTTACCTTTACGGCAAGGCCCACCACTTTAGAGACTCCACAATTAAAGAGCTCATAAAACAGGTCCTTTCAAAGTACAGTTACTTCAACGGTCAGGGTTACATCTTCATCGACAGCGTTAAAGGAACAGTGATTCTCAATCCAAAATTCCCCCAGATTGAGGGGAAGAACTTCTGGAACTGGAAAGACCTAAAGGGGCAGTTTGTTCACAGGAAGTTCGAGGAGATTGACCTTTACGCTCCCAACAACGAGGGGTTTGTTACCTACTACTGGTATCTGCCCGGCACGAAAAAGCCCGACGAGAAGATAGCCTTTGTGAAGCTCTTTAAACCCTACAACTGGATTATCGGTGGGGGCGTTTACCGCTCTTACATTAACGACTGGGTTATGCACCACGTTCTCACCATCTCCAACTCCTTTAACGTCTTTATCCTCGATAACGGAAAGCGCATCCTTAGGGAAAAGGAGTACAAGTTCTTAAAGGGCCTCACCTTAGACCAGCTTAAAGAGGGCGTTCTGATAAAAACTCCGGAGAAGTTCTACTATCTCAAGTACTACCCGGAGTGGGACTGGATTGTAGGCGCCTACATTACCGGTAACGAGATACTCCGCAAGGTTTTCTACCTGAAGGAGCAGTTCCTCTCCACAGCCAACAGGATTGTTATATTCCTCACTTTGGGAATCTTCGTCTTGGTAGTTATAGTTTCCGGCGGGCTTTACCACTACTACACTAACCTTGTGAACGCCATTAAAGAGCTGGCCGCAAAGCGTAGGGACCTTCTGAAGATGGCCCGCTCCCTCAGGATTGTTGCTTACAAAGACGAGATAACCGGGCTTGCCAACAGGCGGAAGTTTTTTGAAGACCTGAGGAACCTCGAGGGGCACAACCTCCACTTTGCCATTGTGAACATTAGGAACTTTAGGGACTTAAACGAGCTCTTCGGCTTTGAGGGGGGTAACAGGATACTTGCCGAGTTTGCCTCTACCCTCAGGCGGGTTGTTAAGGCAAGGAGTAAGGGGGACTGTAAGCGGTGCAGGGTTTACAGAATCAGGGGGGATAAGTTCGGGGTTCTCGGCTGCGACTTTAACGACAGTGGGTTTCTGGACTTCATTAAAAAGGTCATTAAGAACCTGGAGAGCAAGGACTTCAGTTACAACAACGTAAACTTTAAACTGGACGTTGTGGCCGGTATCTCAAAGAACAAGGACAACATGCTCATAGAGGCGGAGATAGCCGAAGAAGAGGCCAAGAAGCGGGGGCTCGACGCCTTTATGTTCGATGAAGACCTCAACGTTATATTCAAGCAGCTCGAGGAGAACATAAAAGTAGCAACCCAGCTTAAAAAGGCCCTTGCGGAAGACGGCGTTGTTCCCGTGTTTCAGCCGATAGTTGACCTTAAAACGGGAGAGCCCGTTAAGTACGAAGCCCTTATGCGTATTAAGGTAGACGGTGAGGTCCTCTCTCCCGGCGTTTTCCTTCCCGTTGCCAAGAAGATTTCGATTTACAGGCGCCTATCCCGGAAGATGATGGAGAAAGCCTTTGAGGTTGCCAAGGAGAGGGGGGTGAGGATTTCGGTTAACCTCTCTTCGGAGGACCTTGCAGGCGGCTCTATGGTTAACTGGATACTCACCGCTTTAAAGCAGTACGGAATAGCCGACCGAATCACCTTTGAGGTTGTTGAAACCGAGGCTTTCAGCGACATAAAGGCCCTTGAGAACTTCTACTTCAAGATAAAGGAGATTGGGGCCTACCTTGCCATAGACGATTTCGGCAGCGGTTACTCCAATTTTGAGTACCTGGCCACTGTTAAGCCCGACTTTATAAAAATCGACGGCAGCCTTATTAAGAAGATTCCCCAGTCGGAGGAGGTTGAGAAGCTCATTAAGTACATTGTTGCCTACTGTAAAGACCTTAACATAAAGACCGTTGCCGAGTTTATCTCGTCGGAGGAGATTCTGGAGAAGGTTAAGGAGCTGGGCATAGACTACGGTCAGGGCTTTTACCTCGGTAAGCCGGTAGAGGAGATATGA
- a CDS encoding cob(I)yrinic acid a,c-diamide adenosyltransferase yields the protein MALRKGLVHLYTGNGKGKTSAALGLCLRAVGRGLKCCFIQFVKGAPTGELFAAKELPNFEFFQTGRPGYDFKPTPADKTYAERGLKLAAEKAREADLLVLDEVVVAVHLKLLPEEAVVEFVKGKPEKLELVLTGRYATGRLIEVADYVTYFQLIKHPFYKGERAREGVDF from the coding sequence GTGGCTCTGAGGAAAGGACTCGTTCACCTGTACACGGGCAACGGCAAGGGAAAGACGTCTGCGGCCTTGGGGCTGTGCCTCAGGGCTGTGGGCAGGGGACTCAAGTGCTGCTTTATCCAGTTCGTAAAGGGAGCACCAACGGGAGAGCTGTTTGCGGCCAAGGAGCTTCCCAACTTTGAGTTCTTCCAGACCGGAAGGCCCGGATACGACTTTAAACCTACGCCGGCCGACAAAACCTACGCGGAACGGGGGTTGAAGCTCGCCGCAGAGAAGGCAAGGGAGGCAGACCTCTTAGTCCTCGACGAAGTTGTGGTTGCGGTTCACCTTAAACTCCTACCGGAAGAGGCGGTAGTAGAGTTCGTAAAGGGAAAGCCGGAGAAGCTCGAGCTGGTCCTCACCGGCAGGTACGCAACGGGAAGGCTGATAGAGGTTGCCGACTACGTCACCTACTTCCAACTTATAAAACACCCCTTCTACAAAGGGGAGAGGGCAAGGGAAGGAGTGGACTTTTAG
- the dxr gene encoding 1-deoxy-D-xylulose-5-phosphate reductoisomerase → MRDCKRVFILGSTGSIGRNTLKVIEQFPDRFKVVGLVAGRNREALQLQTEKFGPERSVLVAEEGLEAVKRALEEVEFDVAVCAITGSAGILPTYWAALKGARLALANKESLVCAGRFITEAAREIIPVDSEHSAIFQCLVGEKQREVEEIILTASGGPFREREDLESVTPQEALKHPNWKMGPKVTVDSATLMNKGLEVIEAFWLFKLSPERIKVVVHPQSVVHSLVRFTDQSVKAQLGVPDMRVPIAYALSFPERLPLGEELKLNLVGQKLEFYEPDTERFPCLKLAYRALEEGYPYPIILNAADEVAVELFLEGKIAFTKIPRLIEKTLESSNFKEPASVEEVVQIDKRARELARQVAKWL, encoded by the coding sequence TTGCGAGACTGTAAGAGGGTATTCATCCTCGGCTCTACCGGCTCAATAGGGCGCAACACCCTAAAGGTTATCGAGCAATTCCCCGACAGGTTCAAAGTTGTTGGGCTCGTAGCCGGCAGGAACAGAGAGGCCCTGCAGCTTCAAACCGAAAAGTTCGGGCCGGAAAGGAGCGTTTTAGTAGCGGAAGAGGGGCTTGAGGCCGTTAAAAGGGCCTTAGAAGAGGTGGAGTTCGACGTAGCGGTGTGTGCCATAACCGGCTCCGCCGGAATACTGCCGACCTACTGGGCGGCCCTTAAAGGGGCAAGACTGGCCCTTGCCAACAAGGAGTCGCTGGTCTGCGCCGGCAGGTTCATTACCGAAGCGGCAAGGGAGATAATCCCGGTAGACAGCGAGCACTCGGCAATATTCCAGTGCTTAGTAGGCGAAAAGCAAAGAGAGGTGGAGGAGATAATCCTAACCGCCTCCGGCGGCCCCTTCAGGGAGAGGGAAGACCTGGAGTCGGTAACGCCCCAAGAGGCCCTAAAACACCCCAACTGGAAGATGGGCCCCAAAGTCACCGTAGACTCTGCAACCCTTATGAACAAGGGGCTCGAGGTTATAGAGGCCTTCTGGCTCTTTAAACTCTCTCCGGAGCGGATAAAGGTTGTGGTTCACCCTCAAAGCGTTGTTCACTCCCTCGTAAGGTTTACCGACCAGTCGGTAAAGGCCCAGCTGGGAGTGCCCGATATGCGGGTGCCGATAGCCTATGCCCTCTCGTTCCCGGAAAGGCTACCGCTCGGGGAGGAGCTCAAGCTCAACCTCGTAGGGCAGAAACTGGAGTTCTACGAGCCCGACACGGAGAGGTTTCCCTGCCTGAAGCTCGCCTACAGGGCCCTTGAAGAGGGCTACCCCTACCCGATAATCTTGAACGCCGCCGACGAGGTGGCCGTAGAGCTCTTCCTCGAGGGCAAAATCGCCTTTACCAAGATTCCCCGCCTGATAGAAAAGACCTTAGAGTCTTCAAACTTTAAAGAGCCCGCCTCCGTTGAGGAGGTGGTTCAGATAGACAAGCGGGCCAGGGAGCTCGCAAGGCAGGTGGCAAAGTGGCTCTGA
- a CDS encoding 7-carboxy-7-deazaguanine synthase QueE, with translation MITICETFVSVQGEGLTVGTPAFFIRTGKCSVGCRFCDTKYSWSSRERKSVEELVAEAERAGFQTVIVTGGEPLEEEELPHLLTALKRAKPVKQVIVETCGHTFRDDLPRNVRLVLSPKPPSMGVPFPFESVKAFLKHYREVELKFTLFNGEDLKRIKEFIEESEGLLPSPVVFQPLETPLEDYGKTCKRVAQMLLSDGELRKLPFRVIPQVHKLIGLK, from the coding sequence GTGATAACCATATGCGAGACTTTCGTCTCCGTTCAAGGAGAAGGGCTTACCGTAGGAACGCCGGCCTTTTTCATAAGAACCGGAAAGTGTTCGGTAGGGTGTAGGTTCTGCGACACCAAGTACTCCTGGAGCAGCAGAGAGAGAAAAAGCGTTGAGGAGCTCGTTGCAGAGGCCGAAAGGGCGGGATTCCAAACGGTGATAGTAACCGGCGGGGAACCACTGGAAGAGGAGGAGCTTCCCCACCTCCTAACTGCCCTTAAAAGGGCAAAGCCGGTAAAGCAGGTCATAGTGGAAACCTGCGGCCACACCTTCAGAGACGACCTCCCCCGTAACGTAAGGCTCGTTCTGTCGCCCAAGCCCCCCTCTATGGGAGTTCCCTTCCCCTTCGAAAGCGTTAAGGCCTTTCTGAAACACTACCGGGAAGTGGAGCTGAAGTTCACCCTCTTCAACGGCGAAGACCTCAAGAGAATAAAGGAGTTCATAGAGGAGTCAGAGGGGCTACTGCCGAGCCCGGTGGTTTTCCAGCCCCTCGAAACCCCCCTTGAAGACTACGGCAAAACCTGCAAGCGAGTTGCCCAGATGCTCCTCTCAGACGGAGAGCTCAGAAAGCTCCCCTTCAGGGTTATACCGCAAGTTCACAAACTGATAGGGCTGAAGTGA
- the hisS gene encoding histidine--tRNA ligase: MEFKAIRGVEDLLPPESEKFEKVVDTFKKVVKRAGFKEVILPIFEDVRLFTRSVGETTDIVQKEMYVFEDKGGRTIALRPEGTASAVRAYIEHGVFAKEPFTKWFYVGPMFRFERPQAGRRRQFFQAGCEVFGLEQPGADAEVIYLAHSLLKALAVEAELELNSIGCSSCRPEYRGKLLEFLEENKGQLCENCLSRFERNPLRVLDCKEEQCRAVVEKAPKITDYLCRECKEHYEKVKELLNLMEVPFKENPLLVRGLDYYTRTVFEFKSDKLGAQSTVLAGGRYDNLVKQLGGPKTPALGFAMGIDRIMLLIESPDRKREGVFVVTRGEEGYRKGLELVKFLREKGVKAEIDHRQGSFKAQMKAADRCRAKFAVIIGEEELQNDFLSLKELETGKQEKVETPEELLARL, translated from the coding sequence ATGGAGTTCAAGGCAATCAGGGGTGTTGAAGACCTTCTCCCGCCCGAGAGCGAGAAGTTCGAAAAGGTTGTAGACACCTTTAAAAAGGTGGTCAAAAGGGCGGGGTTTAAAGAGGTTATTCTGCCGATATTTGAAGACGTGAGGCTCTTTACAAGAAGCGTAGGGGAGACGACCGACATAGTCCAGAAGGAGATGTACGTGTTCGAGGACAAGGGGGGCAGAACAATAGCCCTCCGGCCCGAAGGAACGGCATCGGCGGTAAGGGCGTACATAGAGCACGGAGTTTTTGCCAAAGAGCCGTTTACAAAGTGGTTCTACGTAGGGCCGATGTTCCGCTTTGAGCGGCCCCAGGCGGGAAGGAGGAGGCAGTTCTTCCAGGCAGGGTGCGAAGTTTTCGGCCTGGAGCAGCCCGGGGCAGACGCAGAAGTGATATACCTTGCCCACTCCCTCTTGAAAGCCCTGGCAGTTGAGGCCGAGCTGGAGCTCAACTCTATAGGGTGTAGCAGCTGCCGTCCTGAATACAGGGGGAAGCTCCTGGAGTTCTTAGAGGAGAACAAGGGGCAGCTGTGTGAAAACTGTCTCTCCCGCTTTGAAAGGAACCCCCTGAGGGTGCTCGACTGTAAGGAAGAGCAGTGCAGAGCCGTAGTTGAGAAGGCTCCGAAAATCACAGACTACCTGTGTAGGGAGTGTAAAGAGCACTACGAGAAGGTAAAGGAGCTTCTGAACCTTATGGAAGTTCCCTTTAAGGAGAACCCACTACTTGTAAGGGGGCTGGACTACTACACCAGAACCGTTTTCGAGTTTAAAAGCGATAAACTCGGAGCCCAGAGCACGGTCCTTGCCGGCGGCCGTTACGACAACCTTGTAAAGCAGCTGGGAGGGCCGAAAACGCCGGCCCTGGGCTTCGCAATGGGAATAGACCGGATAATGCTCCTCATAGAGAGCCCCGACCGGAAGCGGGAAGGGGTGTTCGTGGTTACCAGGGGCGAGGAGGGCTACAGAAAAGGCCTCGAGCTTGTTAAGTTCCTGCGGGAGAAAGGAGTAAAGGCGGAAATAGACCACAGGCAAGGGAGCTTCAAAGCCCAGATGAAGGCTGCCGACAGGTGCAGGGCCAAGTTCGCCGTAATAATAGGGGAGGAAGAGCTTCAAAACGACTTCCTCTCCCTGAAAGAGCTGGAAACCGGCAAACAGGAGAAGGTGGAAACCCCGGAGGAGCTCCTTGCGAGACTGTAA
- a CDS encoding 3-deoxy-D-manno-octulosonic acid transferase, translating to MFWLYNLLTLLSVPLFPLIKAKAAKRGEVHLLPRLNPGFKEARGKFLLHVASVGEASSVRPLVEALKGEVAVTAFTDYGLERVKKLYPNVPSRVLPLDFYPIVKRFLESASPKGLLIYESEVWPSLLTAAARLKVPTFFVSGKISERAFKRLKAFKGFLEPLFREVTFLARWEEDAERARQLGFKRVAVVGDLKLDYTPPKELPHFEAPGRTVVIWGSTHPGEEELAAKLHAALKGTVKNLLTVIAPRHVKRNVTLPGKTVKRSQTVKVPQNAEFYLVDTVGELAGLYGHAHLAIVGGSFTAKVGGHNPVEPVALKVATVTGQNAWAFKEVCRKLNVPTVSPEELTRLAKELLTDHNFRERQARDSFSRWERERGVSRRILKEIGWTR from the coding sequence ATGTTCTGGCTCTACAACCTTCTAACCCTCCTTTCGGTTCCGCTATTTCCGCTGATTAAGGCGAAAGCGGCCAAAAGGGGAGAGGTTCACCTGCTTCCCAGGCTCAACCCCGGCTTTAAAGAGGCCCGGGGAAAGTTCCTGCTCCACGTTGCAAGCGTTGGGGAGGCATCGAGCGTTAGGCCCCTTGTAGAGGCGTTAAAGGGGGAAGTGGCCGTTACAGCCTTTACCGACTACGGCCTGGAAAGGGTGAAAAAGCTCTATCCCAACGTTCCTTCAAGGGTACTCCCCTTAGACTTCTACCCGATTGTAAAAAGGTTCCTTGAGAGCGCCTCCCCAAAGGGGCTGCTCATATACGAGTCGGAGGTGTGGCCCTCGCTCCTTACGGCGGCGGCCCGGCTGAAGGTACCCACCTTCTTCGTAAGCGGGAAAATCTCCGAGAGGGCCTTTAAAAGGCTTAAGGCTTTCAAGGGGTTCCTTGAACCCCTCTTTAGGGAGGTGACCTTCCTGGCAAGGTGGGAGGAGGACGCCGAAAGGGCCAGGCAACTCGGCTTTAAAAGGGTTGCGGTTGTGGGGGACTTGAAGCTCGACTACACGCCTCCGAAGGAGCTTCCCCACTTTGAGGCCCCGGGAAGAACCGTTGTAATCTGGGGAAGCACCCACCCGGGTGAAGAGGAGCTTGCGGCAAAACTCCACGCCGCCCTCAAGGGAACGGTGAAGAACCTCCTTACGGTTATCGCCCCCAGACACGTTAAGAGGAACGTAACCCTGCCGGGAAAAACGGTCAAACGCAGCCAAACGGTTAAAGTGCCGCAAAACGCAGAGTTCTACCTTGTAGATACAGTGGGGGAGCTGGCAGGCCTCTACGGCCACGCCCACCTTGCTATTGTGGGGGGCAGCTTCACGGCAAAGGTGGGGGGGCACAACCCGGTAGAACCGGTAGCCCTCAAAGTTGCAACGGTTACGGGCCAAAACGCCTGGGCATTTAAAGAGGTGTGCAGGAAGCTGAACGTTCCCACGGTTTCGCCGGAAGAGCTAACCCGGCTGGCTAAAGAGCTGCTCACAGACCATAATTTTAGAGAGAGACAAGCCCGAGACTCCTTCTCCCGGTGGGAGAGGGAAAGGGGCGTAAGCCGCCGCATTCTCAAGGAGATAGGTTGGACGCGCTAA